A window of the Tenebrio molitor chromosome 1, icTenMoli1.1, whole genome shotgun sequence genome harbors these coding sequences:
- the LOC138138832 gene encoding uncharacterized protein: MKVLPSFLFAALAGAFFASTHQSPVPEGGYAFNDTSIDNGTIAALVQRQTDTIKKIVSTHHRPVDYPVITKYPADNKQRGDNIPLDQLKIKCQHLARLAATTTTTTTTTTTPSPGNDAHRPGFYITTEEPPPTRPPAAPVKYIKLEPVILQKTMMSDGRTVYYWHKSIPTQIGGATVPSTPPPTTTTTQSGYNFRNFFPSFYSAGGSEPADATSTEKAPAQEVTLYQQQLKFVVPVPYAPLEDPGLRKPWEIDQYAYYPKPLQPDSVNVQVPYVPTFHVIKAMAVPNQYENVNVEGV, translated from the exons ATGAAGGTCCTTCCGTCCTTTCTG TTTGCAGCGCTCGCGGGGGCCTTTTTCGCGTCCACCCACCAGAGCCCCGTCCCCGAGGGCGGCTACGCCTTCAACGACACTTCGATCGACAACGGGACGATAGCCGCCTTGGTGCAGCGCCAGACCGACACGATAAAAAAGATCGTGTCGACGCACCACCGCCCCGTCGACTACCCCGTCATCACCAAGTACCCCGCCGACAACAAGCAAAGAGGCGACAACATCCCTCTGGATCagctgaaaataaaatgtcaacaCTTGGCGCGGCTCGCCGCCACTACCACCACCACCACGACAACGACGACGACGCCGTCGCCCGGTAACGACGCCCACCGCCCCGGTTTCTACATCACGACCGAGGAGCCGCCGCCCACCAGGCCCCCCGCGGCTCCCGTCAAGTACATCAAGCTCGAGCCGGTCATCTTGCAGAAGACGATGATGAGCGACGGTCGCACCGTCTACTACTGGCACAAGAGCATACCGACCCAGATCGGCGGGGCGACGGTTCCGTCGACGCCGCCGCCCACCACCACGACGACCCAGTCGGGCTACAACTTTCGCAATTTTTTTCCGTCATTTTACTCGGCTGGAGGATCTGAACCGGCTGATGCGACTTCAACAGAGAAAGCGCCAGCCCAGGAGGTGACGCTGTATCAGCAACAGCTGAAGTTCGTCGTTCCGGTGCCGTACGCCCCCTTGGAGGACCCGGGACTGCGCAAGCCGTGGGAGATCGACCAGTACGCCTACTATCCGAAGCCGCTCCAACCCGACAGCGTCAACGTGCAGGTGCCGTACGTGCCCACCTTCCACGTGATCAAGGCCATGGCGGTGCCGAATCAGTACGAAAACGTCAACGTGGAGGGCGTCTGA